tgtctagatataccattaaaaaaaatctgacttgacgctaaaggtcaacaaacgttccgtaaataggccactcgaagtcaatgctgcgTCGTGGGGCATtggcccgagttttgcacgcaaTACAAGCCgggtttgaaaattattaaatcactaaaaatacaagataaggcaaatggttattgtcattggattgtgttaaggcagataataatatcgctaagtttttgctagcgttcctatataattatatgtatatttataatatatcaaaaatatataaaaggggtgaaaaaaaaacagttgaCTCAAGCTCATCATGTTTCCATGTATTTTTCTATAACATTAAGTACATTggtgaaataattaaattctttattatcataaaataaatagattaatCTAGCTACATAATAATGGTTTAcgaattacaataaaaatactatGAAGTGCACTTAACTCAGACGAAATATTATGTATGGTAAATTATGATTTAATAAAGTGCCTAAATTGTTCAAGAGTATGccaatttttcaatatttacaGAGTTTccaatatttacataataatttttaaatacgtattaaaaattgcagaactggcaggattcgaacctgagccttctgggttcgcgcccgacgccCTCACCGCTAGGCCACGGGTCACTGTGGCCAGTGTGAAATGTTATGTATGTTCAATCAGTACTGAAGcgactgttaatgccatctagtagcgacaTTTTGCAGTTATCGAAACTAATCCTGCCGTTTCCTCAATTTTggatatgtatataaaaaatatttagaaattccttgaagtgtagataAAAACACTGTCATAAAAATTACAACACAATATTGGAATGTCCAAATGTCATTGAATTTCATATACAAAATGCTATAATGATTATCCCTATTTTTAAGGAATATTTTTACCGCTGGTAACATTGTTATTCATAATCACGTACGGACCCGAATCCAGAGctataggtaaattaaaaaaacagcgCCACAAGTATAAGTTTTCCTGATTCCAATTCAGAATAttacataaatgcaaaagcgtTTTGAATATTTATCATTACAAACCCGATAATATACGAAGAATAAAATAGAGatctttaatttttctattaaatGCAATTCTTAGGTCAGTAAGCATTAACATCTATATTTTCATTCTGtcaaattatatattttataaacatagatttaaaacacatttttaaatagaaacaaCACAAACAATCTAATAGTCAATTGAAATAATCTGTAAAGCgttttaaaacataaaagcGTTTCATATCATAAGAACGATTTACAAatgttatataaaatttaaataataatgtaaaaacacgttttcagaattttatttttgagcGCACGTTCACACCTAACGTATTGTCAGCCgccgactaaaaccgaatgtatAGTAAGAAATAGAATgtaatgaaatacagaccttattgcttgacgttaagattttaaacacaatgacgacagactcgtgctatctcgctcataattcgcgggcacaaaacatggcgcgtaggcaacaaccaatagcggacggacgcacgctatgattggctgagatattttcacgCCATtcaaataagatttctgcgcaggtacatcgacGTAACCTATTAATCGCTACGTTAGGTGTGAACTAAGAACGCTCACTAACATTAAAGTTATAATTCTCACTATTTTTATAACACAAGATTGTAATTAGCTAACAAATTGTAAaacatgattattatgaaaactaaataaaatagctGTATTCGAAGGTAAATGAGAATAAGGATATaaagtccagcagtggacgtccatcggTTATGATGACGTCATCACTTGGCGTTAATTACAGAAAGCCTTTAGGTTCTCTTATAGCGCCTGAAGCGGAAGGTTGATTGATGAATTAATGCGCGGCAGAATAGATGCTCCGACTGTCGCGCCTTACTACGTATCAtcaaatagatcgataaatcatcCCCTGCACAGGTTTAATGTCACCGTTTTTTACTTAACGCCACGTGTAGGACCCAATCAGTCGCAAGATCTTATAAAATATCTCTGTATTAGTTTGGTTTATTACATTATGTTCAATGTTCATATGTATTACGTATATTTCATAAACAccactaattttaaattagatacCATAATTCTAAGGCAGGAAAGGTTTATTGATTTGAATTTGCGATCGCTAATCTTttctttaactttattttacgaAAGTTATAAGTTTGCTTTGTATTAAAAGTATGAATGTGTGCATATTTGGTTtacattacaaattaaatggCATGGCAAATCCACGCATCCCATGTACTCccaacacaagctttacgcatagttggaggggaaagggtatCACTCTAAGCAGAATTTTTTatggtacttaattaaaaattagaagTGTATTTATTTGGATATTGCGGTGTATTCGATATAAAGTAGAGTAGCAGCCGAGTCGTCGCCTAGGTCGGTGTGGTCTATGATCATACTCGCTGGATCTCGAACAGTTTCACGTCTGTGTCGTACCATATCGGCGGGTCCACGTTACTGGAAAAAAATGGTTGATTAGATaagtcaaatcaaatcaaatcaaatcaatcatttatttgctctaaatgcaggttaacaaagatattacaactattcattttagtatcaccacatttgccatgcgATGGCGTGCAAATAAACGAAACACTCGCGGCATTCCCGCGCTGTACAAAAAACCTATATTTTGTACAGTATTTACCATTTATCATACAGACAATGCAGTgagtaaaaaatagtttttaaaccaTGGCACTATCTGGCACAAAATACCTCGATAAAAGTCGGCGGTCACAAATTATTTTCGGCGCAAGTGACCTTTGAACGTCATTTCCGTCCGAAAAAACATCTGAGGAAGGAGGATGACTGTTTAAGCACTGATCGAGAATTCtcagattcggatcggatggCGTGTAAAGAGCCTTTCTCTCAAGTCAGCTCTAAAGAAGTTCTACTTCAAACATGAAACTTATGGCCGTTGCCACAACTGCAAAATGAGGGCGCTTCAATTAACAATCACTCGATACACGAACCCAAGGCGGACGCCACTCACAACGCACCCATTAAATGGCAGCACGAGTACCATAAAGCTGATGCTCAAGTAGAACATGCACATCTGAATCGCACTAACGGTGCGTTTAGGAATCTACACTATAGAAGTTTTCAACATGTCACCGCGTCGGCCCAACTGgcgctttttttttctctcttgtctggctttacaaagattacccaatgtcaagtttgtagttgtttgtaacaaattagttaaactatacaagtatggaccccgtctgtggcggcgctcgctgacatacgcacggaacccccttagagcgcttcccagtcagttttaacaaaaaaaacactccaaaaaggcagagcacgcccgccagctaaccccaacacagacgaagtcccaactggcgctaccgagcacaccACTCCTCggtgggaaatttccctattgctacggtcgagcacacagacaccGCTTGACTCCCGTACAAACTCACCGTATGTAGATGACTCCCCACATGTAGGTGCGGAACCACGCGGCCGTGCCTGCGTTGGCCTGGTACTTGCGGATGAGGATCGGGTGCGGCACCGGCAGCAGACCCACCAGCGTGCCGTGCTGCAGAAACCGCAGGATCTCTGATTCGTCCGTCAGCCCCCTGCAGACAACATACGTCACCAATCAATTGAACATGACccaaaaacaagataaagttgaaaactaaaacccaactacagtctatttttttcatataaaatataacctatgtcGCCCGAATCTttacaatgaatcaattgacaccgcattcatcaaaatcggcccagtagtttaggcgctacggtggaacacacagaatctagatacaaacatacatacatagactactaaaatcataacccttccttttggctttgccgtaatcgggtaaaaagcatattataaaaTCTCGCAAGCGCAGcaagcacaattttttttatcaaacagGCTTACTTGTCAATGCAGATCTTTTCGACTTGTGGCACCAACACCTGTAGCAGCCTCATGATAGTCTGCAGGGGCAGTCGGCCGCGCCACGATGACACCCACTCGCCGCTAGGCCGCCACTCGTCTGCACTCTCCCCCATTACACTGCTCTCTGACCCTACCCGTATACTTTCCTTCTGTGAACCCAGCAATTTAtctacataaaatatataaaacgcgAAAAATGATTCTACCTATGTCCGCTaaagactttgaaaccatccaaccgatgtgcctcAGATTGGTTtcattcatcgtcatcatcatcgcgtgccttcttcgaaacgaagtttggggAATAGAggagcttttcggatgatgatcgccaaacttcgtttcgttggtttcattagaaaggcaataatgcgacgATAGTTATAAAGAGCTTTTTAAGCGTAGTAGTACACGTCGGGTATCCGCTAGTATCAATTAAGAGCAGTCTTCGATGACTCATCTTGCAGTCTAGATACACATACGTTTTAAATCGccacaaaaattaattaattaatattgctTAGTTAGAGTTCGATTAATTAACTAACACATTTATGGACTTTTTGTcatcatcaatttttttatcatcatcatcattatcaaccgatagacgtccacaatggacataggtttcttgtaggggcTTACACGCGCAAAGtaaccgcctgaatccagtggctccttgcgTCGTCACGTGTCCACCTTGTGGAGGATCTtcaaacgctgcgctttccagtgcgaggtccaccttgggacctcaatgTTCAGGGTCGCCAATCTAGCACCTTGAGACCTTAATGTTCAGTTTACAATATCATGCCGTATTATATTTAGTGATTGCAGCGTGAAtagcgtggatttgactcgcCCCAGAAATACGCGGGGCATTGCTGGGGCGATTCAAATCCACGCCATTGTCCTTTATGCGAGATACTGGCTGTTGTGTGtgtaataaatacatacatgtGCAATAGTGTGCGTggcctcatcatcatcatcgtcgcgGTGCCTGTCGGGGCTGCGGTCTTCCCCGTCGCCACCAGACCGTTTGGGCAGCAACTGCTCCCGCGCGGGGGGGTGCGCCGATTCCCTTTCCGTCATTGTTGCTATAGCTAGAGAGTAGACACGGGGTGTAAAAATAGAGCCGTCAGACGTTGTACACATAAACACAGAGCTTGAATACGCTGcgcatacacgatcaagtttaccggtcAAGTTTGCAACTGACTTGAAGTGGCCTTCGGCTTCAGTCGATCAGGGAAAACTCACCGACCACATTTACTCCTTCCCTGGTATGGCCTTGGAGTTTACCaggatatattttaataaaacgcGGAGcactttattaaaaatatatatccgGTATATCTTATAGCACTTGGGCCGTTATGCCCATGGAAATTTTGggcattatattttatttttatttttattaataaggttcgctagcgatttttacaaaaatgatcttaaattaaataaagttaaattacatgacgttgtatgtaaaataattttaaagcaaACACTACATGCACATTCACACAATTAACATGGAACAATTATATTAATCACATTAGTAAAATGATACAAAAAGTAGCTAAAAACTTTCCGAAATAgggaaaacataaaaaaaatattcaaggtgcaatggtaattgaataaatctaaaactatagtAAAGTAAAGTTAACCTAGGAGTaagaatagtaaaaaaaaaaatgttgaaaaaagtGAAATTTCTGccattaattagtaggtacacagAGAACGTTTCTTGACACTAttagtttgattggttgattaaGTTACTTATTTTTCGAAACGTACCAGGTGGATTTATGTTACATAACCATGAACACTGTATCTGGGATGTGTATGGGAACTGTTACATTTATGGGCACTTACCATGGACTAGAGtggatgtgttcagtcgaccaattagattttaaaaaatgacGTTATTATTTTGTCATGTCTTTGACTGAACACATTTCCTGTCGTGTGTAAATAACACGGTATGTGTTCCTTGCACGACTATGTAAAGAACACACACCCTGTGATGGTGTGGTGGTGTGTGTGAGGTTCATGAGGTTACCTGGAGTGTCAGGTAGAGTGGCGTTGAGAGTGCCGGGCTCGGCCGGCTGCGCGGGCCGCGAGCCTTCCATCGCGGCTTCGGCCACCGACTCCACGCTGCGGGTCCTGCGCAGATATTATTGTGTATTTAAGGTTGTTCCAAGTCAAACCTGAGGGCATGCTATTTCAATCCGCATTTACGGGCATGGCACACGCAAGAGTGCCGATATTTTGACGATGCAAGCACACTATGTGTATCAAACAAGACTTTGTGTTTTGTGCATTTAGCACACTCTATGAGTGTCACATTATTTTGCGATTCTGACAAAAACTTTGGGCGGAAAAGCGAACTTTGATCTACATTATCACACTAAGTTGAAAAGATATCAAGCGCCGATTTGGCAATCGTCaagtaacttttatctgagaaaTAAATTTGAGGGTTCGAAAGTTTTTGTAAAAGAAATCTGTCAATATGTCTTTATACAATAGATAAGTGTAATTTGACGaatgaaaaatcggccctaaaacACAGTTTTTTTACGAACGTTTCCTAGATCATTTAATACCTTTAACCATTACCTTGGCAAGGCCTTAGTAGGGTTGTGGAGTCCCTTCCCTTTGGCGGCGGCGAGCGAGCGCGCGATGGCCGCGTGCTCGTGGGGCAAGTTCGCGAGGTTGTGGAACACGGCGCGTTTACGGATTATCGTGTAAACCAGATTTGAGTTGCCTTTGAGGATAAAAGGAAaccataggtactattttacaatgtacaaaaaatgaaaagtcGCTGCAGGTTGtaagaacacaagaacaacgtGGACTTCAAGATAAAGACGTATTCACACTCCACATATACCTAATAGCACCTTACTTTTAggataaatacaaaaaactaaatagctttgtttacattttacatgTATGGATAATATCTTACATCAAAAAGTATTCCaatattttcttaaaaagtagttatatattatgtactagctgtgcccgcgacttcgttcgcgtggaatagctctcagcgcgctttatatagccacgctcaggcgcgaggcgtgtagtacgtactctgtacgttaaaaatgttcgccgtgattctttaaattgacataacttttttatttatgaaccgattgacatgaaataaacactaaatgttaagtgtagcttactacaatatattaggaaaaccgtatctaaatcgattaagtcgtttctgatattagcgtgcacaaacacacagacaaacagacaaaaaaaaatttaattacaatttcggattcggcatcgatataataacaaccctttttttatatatttccattgtacagacaccacttttctacaattttattatatgtatatagatttatGATAAAGAATAAGCGTGAATCCAAAAGAATTGAAGTGTATCTCAAATGACACCTTATTACTTAGACTTTATTATTCCTAAACGACGCAGATATATATCCTGCGTGTCCTGCAACTTTTGTATTTAAATGCTCACCATCAAATTGATATTGTATCATGTTGTTGAACATCTCCAGTAAGAAAAACACGAGGTGGTGATGATGCGGCCGTGAGAACAGGAACCACGGTGTACTGAACGCTTCCAGTAGATGTAGGAGCTTGGTTGATGACACCATTGATAAGGTCTTTAGGTATGGGGATACTGGAACAATatgaaatgtttattttctGTATTACTGTTAAAGTGGGGTACTTTTAACTGGGACAAAATAATGGAATCTAGCTAATAagtcgtgtgtgtgtgtgtgcatgtgtgtgtgtcttGCGTGTGCGTGTGTCTGTGTTGCGTGTGCGTGTATGTGATCGTAATGTTAGGTAGGAGAGGCTGatgttaataaaacaaaacaccAAGTTTGATAATCAcatcttttattatattatgtactctGGATTATACCACACGCGGTACAGAGATTTTATAGGCCCCATATCCGGTATATCTTAGGGCACTTGGGCAGTTATGTCTATGGAAATGGCCAAAATTTCACACTGTAGATAGGACTGTAATATTTATGGGCACTTACCATTGACTAGAATGGTGAGCAGGCAGTCAAACAAAGGCTGTAGCCTCTGGTGGCCAGTAGTGATGATCTTATGGAACACCACCACGAGAAGGTCAGCGTGGGTGCCCGTGAATACCGGGATATCCATTGGCACTGTGGCCGTATAGGGCTTGTTCAGACGCACGCCGAAATTTCGCTCCCCGGATAGAAGGAGTAGAATGAAAACGCCGATGTGCATAAGACCTACGCGAGCTGTTGATAAAAAtacaagtataaaaaaaaagattcgtacctactgcaaggcatcgtcaaggccTGCACCCGTAGGTaattgaaattcctcggacacgtccgaagcgatttgcttcctcgtttctaatccgaaccgctagaatatggaattcccgaccggcatcagttttcccttccacttttaatatgggtaccttcaagtcaagagtgaacaggcaacttctaagcaagcgcgctccatctcgggctgtatcatcacttgctaacaggtctgattgcagccaagcgtaagtctatatttaaaaaaaaattgtttaaaattttgGCAAAGTTGTCTCTATAACTTACATTGGTCGGCGCGTGAATCGTTCAGATGATACAATATAGGCACTAAAACTTCTAGGACGTCGCTACTTTTCAGCACGTAGTACATGAATTTCTGAAACAAAGTAATTGAAACCAGTTTTCAACaagttttttttcacatatCTGGTTTCATTTCCGCCATCTGTATACCAGTTCCAAAATTTGTGGTCAGACCAGCTGGCATCCCCAGAAAAGACATCAagataaaacattaaaaagttaCCTTATTGTAGTCGCAACATTTCCAGAACAAGACCAGCAGTTCCTGATGCAGCGCAACCTTCTTGCTAGAGTTGGGCAAGTAGGTTTGCTGCAGAGGGTTGTTGAGGAGCCTCGTCACCCCGCGGAGCGCGAACTGGAAGTCCTCGTCGCGGTGTATTCGCGATAGGTAGTTTATGAACAGGTTGTCTGGAAGCCTCTGTAAAAAAAATGGTATTAGCCATTATTagttaaaattgtaaaaaaaaatgaatacccggctgagtttgttgtgtgctcttctcagacttgggcgcgtttggaaccctcatagctttagttttagttttaagtcgcgtaattaattatcacacaTTCAAAaggattatacctacctagttattacctactttgaataaacgattttgactttgactttggctttattataaaaaaatggtcttttgcgagtcggacttgcacacgtaCTGTACTAAAAAATAGGTCTATTTTAAGTTTATTCCGATTTgtttagggttttgtacctaATGTGTGACAACGAGGcccttcttctctctgggctggtttccgcacttaaacgtttccgtctgttgtgcgtgaaCAAGGCCCTATTACAAAACCtccactgtctgtctgtcagcaggctgaatctcatgaactgtattgagtatagagttgaaatttgcaCAGAGTGTATTTTTTATGTGTATTCATAAATAATATCTTACCTCGTCAGAATCTTCATTGACTGCATTACTTGTGTCGTGATCCAATGTTACTATTAGAACTTGAAGGGCTACCTGTAAGCaattatgttttattctttttttttccaaaCCCCTGTGTTACCGCACTAGGGACgaactttaaaaaatcctttttaactaatgtctacgtcataaaaactatctgcatgccaaatttcagtccaatcagtcccgtagtttgagctgtgcgttgataaatcagtcagtcagtcagtcagctttttcttttatatatacagactagatgatgccagcgacttcatgcacgtggatttggtttttataaaatcctgtgggaactctttgattttctgggatatacagttgtctatgtcaatgtctgggatgcaagatACCTCTGTAgcgaatttcatataaatcagttaaattgttgggccgtgaaaagctagcaaacagacaaacatactttcgcatttataatattagtatggataattgtACAAATATAGGAGCATGCATTTGTTTCTATTCCGTTACCTCGACCAGCGGTTCCAGTGTGTCGGCGAAGAGCAGATGGTTGTACGGCAAGCCCAGCCCAACGGGGTCGTAGGAGCAAACGGTGTTCAGCAGGGATGTGAAGAGAGGTAACGCGTGGCGGTTTTCTGGACTCGTCAGATAcctatttaagaaaaaaaccaTTAAACACGAGCCAACTCAGttctagatagatagaaaactttattgcacaaaaaaaaacgacaaaGAACCAAGAGACTAAtataattgtatgcaaaggcgacCTTATTGTTTAGACTAATGttcaccaggcaacctttggtgcgAGAGACTAAGTGTGTTGGTTAGCCAGGCGCGGATCTAACCCTCAAAAATGGTTGTGGTCACAGCGACccgaaaatcggccaagtgcgagtcggagggTGAACTCGCTCATGATCGATTTAATGCATTTCCACAAAGAagatgtttacaaaatatatgaccaaGATGTTGTAAGTGGGCAAAGCCATGGGGCGCTTTTGGAACCCTAGtacctttagttttaagtttacatgattaattatcacaactatataatcttacaaatctaacaattcttaCGATCAAAAGGAGTATGATAATACCTACTCTGAATAAACGATTTTGAGcttgagtttttaaaataaagttccAAAAAACCCAGATAGATAGGTATAGcgcaggacttcgtctgtgttggtgttagctggcgggcgtgctctgcctttttggagtgtttttattgttcaaactgactggaaagcgctcttaGTGGGTGcagtgcgtatgtcggcgagcgccggcacagaggtggtccatacttgtataaattaactaacttgttacaaataactacaaacttgacattgactaatcTTTGTAATGCcaaatgagagaaaaaaaaaaaaaggtatagcgcataactgaatATAATAACTGAAGTGGAgtggtgcgggagggtgacagttgtcacaagttgacgaatcactgagcgccacgtcacgtcatcacacccctcccgcaccgctccactaccgcaggaacatACTCAGTTATGCGTCATACCTGATCTATCCATACTACTGGTACATCTGCtgcgttttcacagcccaaccgctgaaccgattttaatgaaatttggtacagacttgggacacatctcggggaaggacatagactactttttatcccggaaaatcaaagagttcctaagggatttaaaaatatcaaaatccacgcgggcgaagccgcgggcatcccctagttcaAAATAcagtcatcacacccctcccgcaccgctccactaccgcaggaacctactcagttatgcgtcaTACCTGATCTATCCATACTACTGGTACGTCTGCTATTTTTCACAgcctaaccgctgaaccgattttaatgaaatttggtacagacttgggatacatcccggggaaggctactattatcccagaaaatcaaagagttcctacggaatttaaaaaaatcgaaatccacgcgggcgaagccgcgggcatcccctagttcaAAATACAGGCATAACTAGGCTATATTATGGTAAGATGTCATTAAACAGTAATCAAACacaatttgataaaaaaattgataagaaCCAATCATCGGATTTTGTAGTTTATTGTAAAATTTGTGTTTCcttaattgattttaattgttatgGATTATAAGAACTGttagatcatattattattacatcaaAAGATATACCAGTCTTAACGATTTTCATTTGACTAAAATTGAACGATAGTCCATTGAAAGATTTTAGTTGCAAATTGTATGTTGATTGTTTGTACTAtgtcaacaacaactgtacacaAATCAATTGGATGGATGATGCGTGAACGCATAGGCAATGAGCGGAAGacagaaaacattttttttttaaatatttatatgtagACCAAATATGTATAGTATGTTTTTTAAATCGCGGTATGCGATACCGCGTTCATTGGCTTCCTTCAACGCGCTCTCGGATATAAATGATCAATGGGATCCATTCAATGACGGGTGGACATCGTTGGTTCAGGAGTTACTGAGATACGCGGAGAGCATTGAATGAACAGGATCATTCAGTGCTCTCAGcaaacattcaaaatttaaaatcttttattgtaacatattttgttctagctttaccttttatttattttttctctttttgtatttgtgtaataatcatctagttcgtgtaagtggcacagccgttcaattagatgtaaaataaaataaataaataaataaataaatgtcagTGCAGGCGGGCTTAAGATCTTGCCAATCTAGcacttttcttttaaaaagatttaaaaaaaatattagccatgttaattatgactaatactcccctttcccttccaattaagcgtaaagttttTGCCAGGGGTGGGTACGTCAATAGTGCAAtgggcggggtttgaacgaCCGACAATTCGCAATTCAGcctgctcctcaaccgttgagttatcgagGCGTACTTTGGGGCCCCAACGCTAGGGACGTTTATGCATAAGAGCGGGGCTATCGGGCCTTACTTACGCGATCCATTTGTTGTGATGCGTGGCGGCCTGACTGGCAGGCTTGTAGATGGTCTCGCTGAAGCAAGTCAGGAGCAGCCTCAGCAGCTCCGTCCGCGCGGCCTCGTGCTGCGCGCAGCGCGGCGGGCTCCGCGCGAAGCCCACCCCGCCCGCCCAGATGTACTCGCAGCTGTCTAGAGACGATAGCTCCTCTGCACGCTCCTAAAAATTATCCTTCACTTCATTAGTTCCCAAGTGGTCCAGGATCCACGGGACCCTCGATTGGGGTCTAAGTTTGTGTGAAAAAAAATGGGGTTCCATGAAAATTTATCTGCTTTTGATAGTGAAGAACTAAAATGTTGGCTTGACTTCACCTATATCAATGTAGgcagataatattttaagaagctCAGCGACTGTTACTTGTAAAAACTTGCATATTCCATTATTAACTATTCTTccattaaaaactattaatttGTGATTGGAACTCAGCCGCAACGCTCAGGTCTAATTTTCATATCTGTCGAGTTTTGGGGTTATAGTAGAAAATAGAAATGTAGCTGCCAGAGGTCCACCAGAACCAGCTAAATTTTGAAAGTCATCTATAAGTCTGGGAACCTCTGCTTTACTTGGTACTGGACAGATTCATTATACATTATTCTGGATACATCAGCTATAACATTGGTATTGGAAATTGTAGTCaaatgtaataactaataagtcatacgattttttcattcattcaatttCAGTTCATTCATCATTCATTCACATattatccttttttttaaatcacttttT
This genomic stretch from Maniola jurtina chromosome 15, ilManJurt1.1, whole genome shotgun sequence harbors:
- the LOC123872331 gene encoding protein HID1 encodes the protein MGNADTKLNFRKAVVQLTSKTQPVDASDESFWDQFWSESVTNVQDVFALAPGAEIRALREESPNNLATLVYKAVEKLVKIVDSSCRTQREQQTALNCARLLTRVLPYMLEEPEWHSFFWSSLPAAAENESVPLAQSLINAICDLLFCPDFTVVSTKRSGPERAEELSSLDSCEYIWAGGVGFARSPPRCAQHEAARTELLRLLLTCFSETIYKPASQAATHHNKWIAYLTSPENRHALPLFTSLLNTVCSYDPVGLGLPYNHLLFADTLEPLVEVALQVLIVTLDHDTSNAVNEDSDERLPDNLFINYLSRIHRDEDFQFALRGVTRLLNNPLQQTYLPNSSKKVALHQELLVLFWKCCDYNKKFMYYVLKSSDVLEVLVPILYHLNDSRADQSRVGLMHIGVFILLLLSGERNFGVRLNKPYTATVPMDIPVFTGTHADLLVVVFHKIITTGHQRLQPLFDCLLTILVNVSPYLKTLSMVSSTKLLHLLEAFSTPWFLFSRPHHHHLVFFLLEMFNNMIQYQFDGNSNLVYTIIRKRAVFHNLANLPHEHAAIARSLAAAKGKGLHNPTKALPRTRSVESVAEAAMEGSRPAQPAEPGTLNATLPDTPAIATMTERESAHPPAREQLLPKRSGGDGEDRSPDRHRDDDDDEATHTIAHKESIRVGSESSVMGESADEWRPSGEWVSSWRGRLPLQTIMRLLQVLVPQVEKICIDKGLTDESEILRFLQHGTLVGLLPVPHPILIRKYQANAGTAAWFRTYMWGVIYIRNVDPPIWYDTDVKLFEIQRV